Genomic window (Acidobacteriota bacterium):
GGGAAGCCGGTATTCCGCAAGGGTTACGGCGTCACTGATCTTCGAACCATGCATGCGATTGGCTCGGAGACTAATTTCAGGTTGGCGTCATTGACCAAGCAGTTCACTGCGATGGCCATCATGTTGCTCGTTCACGATGGCAAATTGAAATACGAGGACCATCTCACGGATGTGTTTCCCGACTTCCCTGCCTATGGCAAGTCGATCACGATTCGGGAAATGCTGAACCACACTTCGGGGCTCAAAGATTACGAAGACCTGATGGGAAAGCTTTTTGATGGCGCCGAGGGCAACACTCTGCAGATGAAAGACGCAGGTGTATACGACCTGTTGAAAAGTCAAACCGCCACCAAATTTCCTCCGGGCACGCATTGGGACTACAGCAACTCCGGGTACGTCTTGCTGGGGATCGTGGTGGAGAAGAAGTCGGGAATGAGCTTTGGCGATTTTCTTCGCTCTCGAATTTTCGATCCGCTCGACATGAGCCACACTGTGGCCTATGAGAGAGACATCAACGAAGTAACAAATCGGGCATACGGCCACACGCGAACGGACGGCAAATGGCGTGAGACGGACCAGAGTTCGACGTCGGCCACGCTTGGGGACGGCGGTATCTACACCTCGCTCAACGACCTCGAAAAGTGGGATCGCGCGCTGACCCGGCACACCCTGCTGACGGAAAAAGAAATGGCACCCGCGCTGGCTCCCCCAAAGACCGCGAGTGGTGGCCCGTTGCCCATGACCAACGGCGGGGCTGCTCCACTGTACGGCTTCGGGTGGTTTCTGGACCCGTACGAGGGACATCGCCGCTATACGCACTATGGCGAGACGGTCGGGTTCCGGACGGCGATTCAGCGCTACCCCGATGATCGCTTGACGGTAGTCGTGCTCTGCAATCGGTCGGAGACGGATGCGCCAGCGCTCGCGGAAAGCACGGCGAAACTGAATTTGAACGCTAAGTAGCTGGATAGAGTGTGGTTTTGCCGTCCCGCTTAAAGAAGCGTAAATCCAGCTACCGTTTGGGCAAGTCGCGCATCTAACTTTTCAGGCAGAACTGCAGTCTTCCACCTCCTCCTTGGGGCTGTTTGCACGGCGGCCCTTGGAGGTGGAGGCTGCTGTTGACTCCTCAAAGTTCTGTTTTCGCTACACTACTACATATGACAGCTTCCTTCCGTTATGTTCGTCTGGCATTGGGATTCGCTCTGGCCCTGGTCGCAGTATCCCCCCTGCGCGCGCAGGAAGGCACGCTCGACAAGTCCGATCCAAAAGGGATTACGACTGACGAAGTCATCAAGCGCTTTGCCGCCAAGGAAAAAGAATTCCAGACCGCGCGCGACCAGTACACGTTCCGGCAGGACGTGAAGGTCCAGACGCTCGAGGGCGACACACCCGACGGCGAGTACCGGCAGGTGTTCGACGTGAGCTTCGACGACAAGGGGCACAAGGTGAGAACGGTTGTCCTGTCGCCGCAGCCCACGCTGCAGCGTGTTCAGATGACGACAGAAGACTTTGAAGACATCGAAAACAGGCTTCCGTTCGTGCTCACATCCGACGAAATCGGGGAATACGACATCCTGTACGTCGGCCAGCAGAAACAGGACGAACTGAATACCTACGTGTTCGATATTGCGCCGAAAGAGATTGTGGGCAAGAAACGCTATTTTCAGGGACGCATCTGGGTCGACGCAGAGGATTATCAGATCGTAAAGACCTACGGCAAGACCGTGCCTGACATCAAGAAAAAGAAGGGACAGGAAAACCTGTTTCCCAAGTTCACGACCTGGCGTGAACAGATTGACGGCAAATACTGGTTTCCCACCTATACGCGGGCCGAAGACACCCTGAAATTTTCGACCAACGACGTGAAGATCCGCGAGATCGTCAAGTACATGAACTACCAGAGATTTGGAGCGAAGGTGACGATCACCTATCAGGGTGAAGAAGTGAAGAAAGCGGATCCCGCAAAACAGCCGGATACGCCACAGGACAAACCACAGCAGAAACCGCAGTAGACTCTAGCCCTTCCAATGTCTGGCTTGGCGGCGCTTCATGTCGGCGAGTTCGTCTTTGATCTGGACGAGTCGTAATCGGCGCTGCTCCTGGGCGGAGTTGTCGGTATGGCTGTGGGATTCACGATCTTGATACTGGGAGCTCATGTCCTGCAGATCCCGGATTTCCTGGCGTAGGCCAACCAACCGCTGAGAGACGTCGACGAGGTCCATACCCCATCATACGACACTTTCTAACGGCTGAATGGAGCGGCGCTCCCCGATGGACTCGCACCATCCGAGCCAACAGGATGTGACCAAGGTAACCAGTGCGAATCGCCGAGTCTGCTATACTACTGATGACGCGATTTCCACGGTTTGCTCGTCACGCGGTGGTTCCTGGTGGAACCAGATTCATCTCCGCATTTCCTGCCCGCCGTTAATCTAGCGTAAATCTAAAAGTGTGAGCGGCGCGAAAACGCTGGACGTGTGTCTGAGTGTGTGACAACGGGCCCCTCAAAGAAAGAAACAAAAGAATGAGTGCATTTACAGAACTGCCCCTTTCGGCTGCATTGCAGCAGAAGCTGGCGGCAGGTCAATTTGTAACCTTAACCCCTATCCAGGAAAAGGCGATTCCGCCGGCACTGGAAGGCAAAGACGTCATCGGCACGGCCCAGACGGGAACCGGCAAGACGCTGGCGTTCCTGATTCCGATTATCGAGATGCTGGATCGTGAACCAACTCGCCAGGCACTGTCGCTGGTGCTGTTGCCGACCCGCGAACTCGCCATGCAGGTGTACGAGCAGTACGAACAGTTGCGTAGCAAGGCGATGCCAAAAGCGTCGCTCGTGATTGGCGGCGTATCCGAGAAGGCACAGATCCAGGCGCTACGCGCTGGATCTCCTCTAGTCATCGCGACTCCCGGACGCCTGCAGGACTTTATCAATCGCAAACTCGTCGATCTCCGCAACGTGAAGTTGCTGGTGCTGGACGAAGCCGACCGCATGCTGGACATGGGCTTCCTGCCTGCGATCCGGCGCATCGTGACCGTGCTCCCCATCCGGCGGCAGACCCTTTGTTTCTCAGCCACGCTGGAAGCATCGGTCGCCTCGCTGGTCAATGACTACATGAGGAGCCCTGTGCGAGTCGCACTCGGGTCGGTGTTGAAACCGGCAGAGAGCGTACAGTTGCAGGCTTTTGAAGTGCGGCCGGGAGAAAAACTCGACCTGCTCCGCCAGCTACTCTATGCGGAAAAGGGACAGACCCTGGTCTTCACGCGTACCAAGCGCGGCGCACAGCGCCTCGCCAAGGAATTGGAGCGCGATGGATTCTCGTGCGCCCTGATTCACGGCGACCGCACGCAATCTCAACGAAATGGAGCGCTCAGCGGATTTCAGGAAGGGCGCTATCAGATCCTGGTTGCAACTGACATTGCATCGCGTGGTCTGCACGTGGACGACGTCGCTCATGTGGTGAACTACGATTTGCCGAAGATGGCAGAGGATTTCATCCACCGCGTGGGCCGTACTGGACGCGCAGGATCAGAAGGCCGAGCTTCTTCGCTGGTCACCGGCGTCGAAGTATTGGAACTGCGTCAGATCGAACGCACATTGGGATTGCGCATCGAACGTAAGCAAAAAGATGCCGCTGGAAAAGATCTCCCCAAGCGCGTCGTGCAGAACACTTTGGCTTCCCGCACGCTGTCCGCGTTGCCGGGCGAAGTGTTCGTCTAGAAGCCTTTCCATCCAGAAATAAGGGAAAAGAAAAGCCGGGGCATTATGCCCCGGCTTTTTTCGATGGCTCTCAGTTGCTGCTATTTCGTCTCGCTGACTTCGGGTGAAGAAAAATCCTCGTCTTCGGCGCCGATGCGGAAAAGCGCCGCCTGTGCTTCCGCGGCTTCTCGCATTTCACGAGCTTCTTGCAGCTCGTCGACCACGGTGCCTTCGGGTCTGTCTTGCTTGATTTGAGTTTTACGCTCGGCTTTGTCGCGAGCTTTTTGCTGGCGCGCTTGTTCTTTTTGACGCTTTGTAAACGTCGATCGTCCTCTTGGCATTTACAATCCCCATTTCTGTAGTGTCGATCTTGCCCTGGCAGTGCCGGGAGAGGGCTGCGGGCGAATCCTTTGAAGCTACCAGCGCGGCTCGCGAGGCTGACGCGCATGGCCTTGATAATCGTCGCGGCCTCCGCCACCACCGAAATGCCGGCCACCACCACCGCCGCCACCCTTGGGCCGATCCGTCTTCGGCTTCGCCTCGTTGATCTTCAAGGCACGGCCTCCGAGTTCCTTACCGTCGAGCGCGGCGATCGCCTTATCGGCTTCCCCGGCGTTCGTCATTTCCACAAAAGCGAAGCCCCGCGAACGGCCGGTTTCACGGTCGGTCACGATGCTGATCTTGTCGACGGCACCGTGCGCCTCGAACACTGTGCGCAAGTCAGATTCGGTCGTGCTGTGCGGCAGATTTCCAACGTAGAGATTCTTCATTGCGCTCCTAAGTGTTCTTTCTTTTCTATTGTAATGCAGGCGGGATAATGGCGCTCTAGGGCCGACCGTGCCTAGTAGAACAAATACTTCCGCCACTTGTCGTCGGAGTGGCCCATGAGCCGCATGATGTGGCGACTGGTGTGGAGATTGAAAGAACGAGGCTCGCGCGTGGGCCGCATGTTGGCTTCGTGCGGAAGCTGATTCCCCTTGCGGCGATTGCAGGGGTGGCAGCAAGCGACCAGGTTTTCCCAGGTAGAAAGGCCTCCGCGCGAACGCGGAATCACGTGGTCAAGGGTGAGTTCCCCGGAGGGCAGCGCCGTGCTGCAATACTGGCAGGTATTGCGATCGCGCAACAGAATGTTCTTCCGCGACAACGCCCGTGACTGGTGCGGAATCCGACGATACTCCAGCAGGCGAATCACGGACGGCAGTCGCACGGCCAGGCGCGCGGCATGCAGGAAGTGCCCGTTCTCTTCCTCGGTCATGGCAACGCCCTTCAACACCAGGACAATGGCGCGTCTGGCGGCACAAACGTTGATGGGCTCGTAGGAAGCGTTCAACACCAGCACCGGTTGATGCAGGGCGTGGCCATCGTCGGGCTGATGCATTCCCGAAGCAAGCAGAGCTCCAGGGATAAGCCCGCGGCCCCCTCCCATCGCCGAGTTATAGCTTCGTAGAGACATGACGCTTCACAACTGCTAGCCATTCGCCGCAGCAGCCATGCTGACAGCAGTTCCTTCTTCCGTTTCCGGTACTGCAAATATTTCATGGATCTTCAGCGTGCGTGCGACGGTCGCGACATAGACACGACTGGCTCCTGCCCTGCGCAAGACCCGGGCACATTCCGAAACGGTAGTCCCGGTCGTGTACACATCGTCCACTAATAAGACATTGCGTGTCATGATTCGCTCGGGATCGACGACTCCAAAGGCGCCACGCAAATTCTCTCTTCTTTGATGCCTTGTCAGGCCGATCTGGGATGCGGTTTCCCGGCGCCGCACGAGCGCACGAGCAGAAATCTGGAAACGCTCAGGACGGCGCAGCTGTTTCAATGCTGCGCGGGCGATCAGCTCCGACTGATTGAATCCACGTTGGCTGTGCTTGCTCGCGTGGAGTGGAACCGGCACCACCAGAATCTGCCCTGCTGGAAAAATGGGGTCGAGGCCGGTAATCGTCTCGGCCAGCATCCGTCCCAGCACCGCCGCGGCCGGACGAACCTGCTGAAACTTCAGCAAGTGGATTAGGTCACGCAGCCCACCGTCATAGCTCCCGTAGGCCGCTGCTTTCTCAAACGGCGGATGCAATTGCTGGCACAATCCACAGAGCGGTTCGCTTCGATCCAGGAACGCGGGCGAGAGCAGTGCTTCACCACAAACACCGCACAAACATCCGGCCAGCGGACGGAGGGATTCCAGACAAGTTTCACAAACGGGAAGCCTTGCAATGCGAACCAGGGGAGCGTTGCAGATACGGCAATCGGCGGGAAAAAACGTAAAAAATAGACTCGCTGCAGCATGCTCTGCCCAATGGCGAGAACCTGCTGCATGACCCCGGCCAGCCGGTATTCGAAAGCCAGTACTGCTGAAGACGGCCTCCTGCTTCCGGGCGAGGAGTTTGGGGGCTCTCGCCAGGCTAACTGTGCCCAGTATAGACGCGGCTCATAGCGTTATGCAACGCGGCTTCCAGCACTAGAGTCACTGGAGGAACGACTGTCCACCCGACCTGAGGCAGCACGCGATTCCAAAGCTGGAACTCTCCGAAAAACATAGGTGCGATGGAAACAACGTTCGCAGCGCACAGGTTTCAGCATCAGAGGAACAAGAAAGAATTGTTCGAGGAAGCGCCGGTACCTCGAACGATAGGCTTTCTGACCTCCGCAACCGGGGCAGCGGAATTCGCTCAGGAAGCGTAAGTAGGGGGATCCGATGAAAGACAGGGCGATCACCTCCCGGCCAGGGTATTTCATTGTAACCCTGAGAAACGCACAGAGTCGCGGTGGAGGTCGCTGATAATCCTGTTTCAAGGTGTTCTCTGCACTTGTAAAGCGGCCTTTTGGCGTGCTAAGGTGCGCCGTTCTGTTAATGTGAATCGGAAATTAAACTCTGCTACCGCATAGAGGACATGAATGAGCACTCCTCCGGATACCGCCTCCCAAGCATCTCGCAAGCACCGACCCTACGTTCCCGAGACCATGGAGATGAAGGAATTAACCTTCCGCGCCGTGTTTCTCGGCTTGATCCTGACCGTGGTTCTGGGAGCGGCAAACGCCTACCTGGGATTGCGGGCAGGCATCACGATCGCCGCCACGTATCCAGCCGCCGTGATCGCCATGGCAGTGTTGCGAGCCTGGAAAGGGTCGCTGCTGGAAGAGAACATTGCTCGAACAGCGGGATCGATCGGTGAGGGAATTGCGGCGGGAGCCATTTTCACGATCCCTGCGTTTCTGATCGCGAAGGCGTGGCCGTCATTTCGCCCGCAGGATGCCTACTGGAAGTCAACCGCACTGATCATGGTGGGCAGCGTTCTCGGCGTCTTGTTCATTTCACTGGTACGCCGCACGATGGTCGAAGATCCGGAGCTTCCCTTCCCGGAATCGGTGGCGGCGGCCGAAATTCACAAAGCAGGACAACGTGGCGCCGAAGCGGCGAAATATCTTTTCTGGAACATTGGCGTGGGCGGCGTTGTTTACATGCTGGGCAAATTTGGCCTGTTCGCCTCCGACAAAGATTTTCATTTCCCGATTGGCAATCTGGGACACTCCCAACTTCGACTTGGACCGGCAGGTAGTACCAACCTGGTAGCCACGGGCGCAACCACGATGTTCCCCGCGGCGAGCGTAAGCCCTGCATATTTGGGCGTGGGATACATCATCGGACTGCGACTGGCTTCGATCCAGTTTGCGGGTGGCGTGCTGGCGTGGGGCCTGATGGTTCCCGTGCTTGTCTATTTCCTTGGGCCACAACTGCGAGGATATTTGCCAGCCGATACTCCAGAGAACTGGGCCGGAATGGTGCTGGCCGTGTGGCGATTCATCGTGCGGCCGATTGCCGTCGGAGGAATGCTGGTCGGAGCCGCCTACACGCTTTTCAAGATGCGGAAGAGCCTGACCGCCGGACTGGGCAAGGCGTTTGCCGATTTGAAGCAGACGTCGGCCGACCGAGCCAAGTTGTCGCGGACCGAGCAGTACATGAGTTCCAAGGTCGTCCTCGGATTGATTGCACTCATGTTCGTGCTGATGTGCCTTCTGTATATCAACATTTCGCATTTGCGCGGCCCGGCCGTTTTGGCGGCCGGAGTCATGATCGTGGTTGGCTTTTTCTTCGCTACTGTGTCCGGAAACCTGGTTGGGTTTATCGGATCGTCGAACAATCCGATCTCGGGACTGACACTCTCTACTTTGCTGATTGCCGCGCTCCTGATGGTCTCCTTGGGAGTCTCGGGAGTAGAGGGCGTAGCCGTAGTCCTCGGCGTTGCTGCGGTGGTTTGCGTTTCCTCGGCGGTCGCAGGCGAGTTGCTGCAGGATTTCAAGGTTGGATACATCCTTGGCGGTACCCCTCGCAAGATTCAAATCGCGGAATTGATCGCGGTCGTCGTCGCCAGCCTGGTAATGTACTGGCCGCTATACCTTCTGAACGCGGCCAACATCCAGGCCGGTGGAATCGGCTTTGGCGACCGCCAGTTACCGGCGGTGCAGTCCGGCCTGATGGCCACGCTTGCGCAAGGCATTGTCGGCGGCGATATGCCGTGGGCGCTGGTGGTGGTCGGAATCTTCTTCGGACTTGCCATGATCATGATGCAGGTCAAGAGTCCGATGCTGGTTGCAGTCGGAATGTATCTCCCCTTTGAAACAACGTTTGCCATCTTCCTCGGCGGAGTGTTTCGCGCCATCGGCGACTGGCTGGGAGAACGACGGGGCCACAATGCGGCGCAGAAAATACGCGCAGAAAATGCAGGTGTGCTGACCGCCTCCGGCTTAATTGCAGGCGAAGCAATTCTGGGATTGGTTTGGGCCGGCCTGCAATTTGCCCCGGAGTGGGCTCGACCTCAGATCTTCAGTCAACCATCGTACCTGGCGGGCGTCGTCGTCATGGTTGGCCTCGCCGGGCTAATGATTAGGATTCCGCTTTCGAGCGCCGGCGATCCGAACGAACCCGCCCCGCCGAGCGGAATGATGTAATCGTTTACTACTTTCAGAACTGTCATCCCGAGCGAAGCGAGGGATCTGCATTGGGTGGGCGACTGCAGATCCCTCGCTTCGCTCGGGATGACAGTTTCCAACAAGTATTTCGCTGCTTTTCCCTGTGATCTAATTGTGCCAATGTCCATCGCTGCAAACGTGGCACTCGTGCGTGAACGAATTGACGCTGCGGCTCGTCGGGCCAATCGCAATCCGGACGAAATCACGTTGATGGGCGTCAGCAAGACCTTCCCTGTAGAACGAATCCGCGAGGCCTATGCGGCTGGGCTGCGGGTGTTCGGTGAGAATCGCGTACAGGAATTTTCCGACAAGGTCGGTGCTTTGCGCGATTTGACGGACGCGGAGTGGCACCTGATTGGACATCTGCAGAGCAACAAAGCGGCCAAGGCAGTGGAACTCTTTGGCGCAGTAGATTCAGTTGACTCCATCAAACTCGCCGAACGGCTCAACACATTCGCGGAAAATGCGGGCAAGACGCTGCCGATTCTGATTGAGGTCAATGTCGGCGGCGAGGAAGCGAAAACTGGCCTCGCTCCTGCCTCGCCAGAGTTCGAGCAGATATTACTCGCAGCGCCGCGATGGCAGTACTTACGCGTTCGCGGGTTGATGACGGTTCCTCCGTATGCGGATGATCCGGAATCAGCTCGGCCGTTCTTTCGTCAATTGCGAGCGATTCGAGACCAGATCGCTGCGCGCAGATTGCCGGCAGTAGAAATGAATACGCTGTCCATGGGGATGTCTCACGATTTCGAGGTTGCGATTGAAGAGGGATCAACCTGCGTGCGGGTGGGTACGGCGATCTTCGGGACCAGAGAAGAAGCTTAACCGAAGTGTCTTTCGATGGCAGCGTTCACGAGCACTCACGATGGAGTCACGTTCGCGGTCAAAGTTCATCCTCGCGCGAAGAAGAACGCCATCACGGGCCAAGTCGGCGAGGCCCTCAAAGTGTCCCTTACCGCTCCTCCCGTCGACGGCAAAGCCAATGACGCCTGCATCGATTTCTTTGCAAAACTTTTGAAGGTACCGCGTTCGTCCGTTACTATTGCTGCCGGCCAGACCAGCCGGAATAAAGTGATCCGGGTGGTGGGGCTGACCGCGCAACAAGTGCGGGAGTGTATCGGCGTTTAAACGCGGGCGGGGGCGCCCGCGCCACATAACACCCAGGAGCCCATCGTGACTTTTGCGGAACGGTTAGAGGAAATTCGGACTGGCTTCGAGCGTCCCTTCTGGATCGCGAATATCACAGAGATCTTCGAACGGCTTTCCTACTACGGCGCGTTCGCGTCACTGGCGTTGTACCTGCAGGGGAAACTGAATTTCTCTACCGAGCAAACCGGGACACTGACTGGCTTGTTTGGTGGCATGGTCTGGTTCATGGCCATGTTCGGAGGAGCCGCGGCAGACCGCCTCGGTTTCCGCCGCGCGCTCTCGCTCGCTTACCTGTTGTTGGCGGTCGCGTATTTTCTGATCGGCTCGATCGCTGCGCCATGGCTGGCGCCGATCCGCAACGCTGTCCCGCTGGGCCTCTTCGTCGGAGTCATTCTCGTGTTGCCGGCATTGGGCGTCGCGCTGGTCAAACCGTGCGTGGTCGGCACCACAGCACGCGCCTCCAAGGAGAATGTCCGCTCCATCGGTTATTCCATCTACTACACCATGGTGAACATCGGCGGCGCACTCGGACCGCTGTATGCCAACTGGGCGCACCAGCATCTCGGAGTTGAGAATGTGTACCGCGTGGCGGCGGTCAGTGTTTTCGCCATGTTTTTTGTCGTGATCCTTTTCTTCCGGGAACCGCGCAAAGCCAGCGACGCCCCTCCACCTTCGATCGTCACCGTGGCGCGGAATTTCTGTGTTGTGGTCGGGAATGCCTGGCTCGTTCTCCCTGCACTTGGAGTCCTGCTACTGCTACGGGTTTCGATGTTCTTCCTGCCTTATGCAATTCCGTGGTGGGTATGGCTCGCCCTGCTTGGGATCGTGCTCGCGGGCGCCAGCAAGTTCCTCTGGTTCCTTCTGCTCTTCACCGGTTATTGGGTTGTCTTCTGGCAGCAGTACATCAGTTTGCCGGGGTACATCCAGAACTACGTCGATCCGAAGGCGCCGGTTGAACTGGTGCTGGTCACCGATGGACTCACGGTAATTTGCCTGACACTCCTGCTGAATTACCTGACGCGCAAGATCTCGGCGTTTCCAGCGGTGATCCTGGGCACGGTGATCACATCGGTTTCATGGCTGATTCTCGCGGTGCGGCCAACGGTATGGGGCGCGGTGCTCGTACTCTTCGTGTTGGCCCTCGGCGAAATCATTCAAGCGCCGCGTTACTACGAATATATTTCCCGCCTTGCCCCGCCCGGACAGCAGGGCACCTACATGGGATTCGCCTTCCTTCCCATCGGCATTGGATCGATCATCGGCGGGTGGTTTGGCGGAACGGTCGTCCATCGCTTTGGAGAAGTCGCACATCAGCCGCAGATGATCTGGTGGAGCGTGACGGCGGTAGGCCTGGTCACGGCAGCAGCGCTATGGATTTACGACAAAATTGTTAAGACCGCCGCACCCGCCGTATCGGCAACGTAGTAATTCACATCACAGCATTTCGCGTTCGCATTGGTTTATGATGAGCGGCCCTGACGGGCTGGGCCCGTCTTTCGGTGCGATCATGGCCAAGCGCAAACTCGCTCCCGAGTACATTGCTGCGCACATCCGCAGAGTATTGAAGGATGGCGGATCCGCTCCCCACTCCGAAGAAGTGCAGTGGTTTTTCAAAGAAGAAGTGAAATCGCGCGGGTGGTATACCGCCGAACTCCGCAAAGTCGCGGTTCGCTTCCGGCGCGCTATGGTTCGAGAACGAGGCCTGGAATTCGTCGTACGTGTCGCGGACAAGCTCTTCTCCGGGAGCTATCTGGAAGAAAAAGTTTTTGCGGTTTTTCTACTCGAGAAGCAGACGCATCTTTTCGGAGAAGAAGAATTCAAGCTTTTTACTTCGTGGCTGGACCGCGTAAGTAGTTGGGCGGATCACGATGCGCTGGCCCACTATCTGCTCGCTCCCATGGTCTATGCCAAACCTGCGCGTTGCCGGGAAGTTTTTCGCTGGGCGAAATCAAAGAACCGCTGGCGCCGTCGTGCGGCATGCGTGGCGTTGATCTTGCGTCCGGAACAAAAGAAGTTTTTTGCCGAAATCGTGCGTCTCTCGGAGCAGTTGTTGCAGGATCAAGACGACATGGTGCAGAAGGGATTGGGATGGCTTCTCCGCGAGATGGCCAAGGCCGATCCTACGCGGACTGTACCTTACCTGATGACGATTCGCAGCCGCGCTCCGCGGCTCGTGCTACGGACGGCCTGCGAAACGCTCACTCCCGCCGAGCGGCGGCGAGTGTTGAAGTAGTGGAATGCGGCGTCAATCCAGAAAAACTTCATCGGCATAGCACCATCGCCAGTCTTCACCCGGCTCAAACGACTTCACAATCGGGTGCTTCTCATGTCGATAATGCGCGGTGGCGTGCTTGTTCTTGGACGAATCGCAACAGCCGACATGTCCGCACGACAGGCAGAGTCGCAGATGCACCCAGGTGTCGCCCATCTCCAGACACTCTTTGCAGCCCTTGCCGCTGGGTTTCACTTTGTGAATTTCGCCGAGGTGAGTACATGCAGTCGCCATCACGATCTCCTACTAGGCGCAGACGCGCGGTTGAACGATTCAAAAACAGGAATCTGCCGAAGATGTGGCCGGCTTCAGTGCCCTGCTTCCTCCAGATACTTCTCGACTTCGAGGGCTGCCATGCAGCCGCTGCCGGCGGCGGTAATGGCCTGGCGATAGCGGCGGTCCTGCACGTCGCCGCAGGCGAAGACGCCGGGCACTTTGGTGAATACGTTCTTGGTGGTGATCAGATAACCGTCCGCATCGGCATCCAGTTGACCTTCGAAAATCTTGGCGTTGGGAACGTGGCCGATGCCGAGGAACATGGCGCTGGTCGGGAAATCCCAACTCTCCCCGGTCTTGAGGTTGCGCAAACGAAGCGCAGTTACCTCGTGCTTGCCGACATCGAGGACGTCATCCAC
Coding sequences:
- a CDS encoding beta-lactamase family protein, yielding MTTSAQVYPEKIDALFSQFSHQREPGCAVLVIKDGKPVFRKGYGVTDLRTMHAIGSETNFRLASLTKQFTAMAIMLLVHDGKLKYEDHLTDVFPDFPAYGKSITIREMLNHTSGLKDYEDLMGKLFDGAEGNTLQMKDAGVYDLLKSQTATKFPPGTHWDYSNSGYVLLGIVVEKKSGMSFGDFLRSRIFDPLDMSHTVAYERDINEVTNRAYGHTRTDGKWRETDQSSTSATLGDGGIYTSLNDLEKWDRALTRHTLLTEKEMAPALAPPKTASGGPLPMTNGGAAPLYGFGWFLDPYEGHRRYTHYGETVGFRTAIQRYPDDRLTVVVLCNRSETDAPALAESTAKLNLNAK
- a CDS encoding DEAD/DEAH box helicase, with the protein product MSAFTELPLSAALQQKLAAGQFVTLTPIQEKAIPPALEGKDVIGTAQTGTGKTLAFLIPIIEMLDREPTRQALSLVLLPTRELAMQVYEQYEQLRSKAMPKASLVIGGVSEKAQIQALRAGSPLVIATPGRLQDFINRKLVDLRNVKLLVLDEADRMLDMGFLPAIRRIVTVLPIRRQTLCFSATLEASVASLVNDYMRSPVRVALGSVLKPAESVQLQAFEVRPGEKLDLLRQLLYAEKGQTLVFTRTKRGAQRLAKELERDGFSCALIHGDRTQSQRNGALSGFQEGRYQILVATDIASRGLHVDDVAHVVNYDLPKMAEDFIHRVGRTGRAGSEGRASSLVTGVEVLELRQIERTLGLRIERKQKDAAGKDLPKRVVQNTLASRTLSALPGEVFV
- a CDS encoding RNA-binding protein, whose product is MKNLYVGNLPHSTTESDLRTVFEAHGAVDKISIVTDRETGRSRGFAFVEMTNAGEADKAIAALDGKELGGRALKINEAKPKTDRPKGGGGGGGRHFGGGGGRDDYQGHARQPREPRW
- a CDS encoding HNH endonuclease, giving the protein MGGGRGLIPGALLASGMHQPDDGHALHQPVLVLNASYEPINVCAARRAIVLVLKGVAMTEEENGHFLHAARLAVRLPSVIRLLEYRRIPHQSRALSRKNILLRDRNTCQYCSTALPSGELTLDHVIPRSRGGLSTWENLVACCHPCNRRKGNQLPHEANMRPTREPRSFNLHTSRHIMRLMGHSDDKWRKYLFY
- a CDS encoding ComF family protein; this encodes MHPPFEKAAAYGSYDGGLRDLIHLLKFQQVRPAAAVLGRMLAETITGLDPIFPAGQILVVPVPLHASKHSQRGFNQSELIARAALKQLRRPERFQISARALVRRRETASQIGLTRHQRRENLRGAFGVVDPERIMTRNVLLVDDVYTTGTTVSECARVLRRAGASRVYVATVARTLKIHEIFAVPETEEGTAVSMAAAANG
- a CDS encoding oligopeptide transporter, OPT family produces the protein MKELTFRAVFLGLILTVVLGAANAYLGLRAGITIAATYPAAVIAMAVLRAWKGSLLEENIARTAGSIGEGIAAGAIFTIPAFLIAKAWPSFRPQDAYWKSTALIMVGSVLGVLFISLVRRTMVEDPELPFPESVAAAEIHKAGQRGAEAAKYLFWNIGVGGVVYMLGKFGLFASDKDFHFPIGNLGHSQLRLGPAGSTNLVATGATTMFPAASVSPAYLGVGYIIGLRLASIQFAGGVLAWGLMVPVLVYFLGPQLRGYLPADTPENWAGMVLAVWRFIVRPIAVGGMLVGAAYTLFKMRKSLTAGLGKAFADLKQTSADRAKLSRTEQYMSSKVVLGLIALMFVLMCLLYINISHLRGPAVLAAGVMIVVGFFFATVSGNLVGFIGSSNNPISGLTLSTLLIAALLMVSLGVSGVEGVAVVLGVAAVVCVSSAVAGELLQDFKVGYILGGTPRKIQIAELIAVVVASLVMYWPLYLLNAANIQAGGIGFGDRQLPAVQSGLMATLAQGIVGGDMPWALVVVGIFFGLAMIMMQVKSPMLVAVGMYLPFETTFAIFLGGVFRAIGDWLGERRGHNAAQKIRAENAGVLTASGLIAGEAILGLVWAGLQFAPEWARPQIFSQPSYLAGVVVMVGLAGLMIRIPLSSAGDPNEPAPPSGMM
- a CDS encoding YggS family pyridoxal phosphate-dependent enzyme; its protein translation is MSIAANVALVRERIDAAARRANRNPDEITLMGVSKTFPVERIREAYAAGLRVFGENRVQEFSDKVGALRDLTDAEWHLIGHLQSNKAAKAVELFGAVDSVDSIKLAERLNTFAENAGKTLPILIEVNVGGEEAKTGLAPASPEFEQILLAAPRWQYLRVRGLMTVPPYADDPESARPFFRQLRAIRDQIAARRLPAVEMNTLSMGMSHDFEVAIEEGSTCVRVGTAIFGTREEA
- a CDS encoding YggU family protein; translation: MAAFTSTHDGVTFAVKVHPRAKKNAITGQVGEALKVSLTAPPVDGKANDACIDFFAKLLKVPRSSVTIAAGQTSRNKVIRVVGLTAQQVRECIGV
- a CDS encoding MFS transporter, with amino-acid sequence MTFAERLEEIRTGFERPFWIANITEIFERLSYYGAFASLALYLQGKLNFSTEQTGTLTGLFGGMVWFMAMFGGAAADRLGFRRALSLAYLLLAVAYFLIGSIAAPWLAPIRNAVPLGLFVGVILVLPALGVALVKPCVVGTTARASKENVRSIGYSIYYTMVNIGGALGPLYANWAHQHLGVENVYRVAAVSVFAMFFVVILFFREPRKASDAPPPSIVTVARNFCVVVGNAWLVLPALGVLLLLRVSMFFLPYAIPWWVWLALLGIVLAGASKFLWFLLLFTGYWVVFWQQYISLPGYIQNYVDPKAPVELVLVTDGLTVICLTLLLNYLTRKISAFPAVILGTVITSVSWLILAVRPTVWGAVLVLFVLALGEIIQAPRYYEYISRLAPPGQQGTYMGFAFLPIGIGSIIGGWFGGTVVHRFGEVAHQPQMIWWSVTAVGLVTAAALWIYDKIVKTAAPAVSAT